A region of the Sideroxydans lithotrophicus ES-1 genome:
TTCCTCGACATCAACCAGGAACGCGAATTCGGCTACGAGGGCTACAGCGGCATGATCGAACTGGCGCGGCAACTCGCGCTGACCTTGCAGAGTCCGGTGTGGCAGTCGGTGCGCAAGCCGGCGCCATGGGCGAAGTCGGGTGTGCCGGGTGTGGAGTTGGGAGCGTGAACATGGCTCGAACTTCAACCCGTCATTCCGGCGCAGGCCGGAATCCAGCTCAAACAAACAGCCCGCAAAGCGGACAACCCATTGTTGTTCCGCTACGCGGAATATTTTCTTCAACTGGATTCCGGCCTGCGCCGGAATGACTGGGGTGTGACATGGCCGAGATACTGAAACGCAACAAGGCACTCGCGGTGAATCCGCTCAAGGCCAGCCAGCCGGTCGGCGCATCGCTGGCCTTCCTCGGCATCAACCGGGCGATGCCGATGATGCACGGTTCGCAGGGCTGCACCGCCTTCGGCAAGGTGTATTTCGTGCGCCATTTCCGCGAGCCCATCCCGCTGCAGACCACGGCGATGGACCAGGTGTCTACGGTGATGAACGCGGACGAGAACGTGATCGAAGGTCTGCGGGCGGTGTGCGAGAAGAGCAAACCGGCGCTGATCGGCTTGCCCACTACCGGTCTTTCGGAGACGCAGGGTACGGACATCAAACGCCTGGTGAAGGATTTCTACGCGGCATATCCGGAATACGCCAACATTCCCGTGGTGCCGGTGAACACGCCGGATTTTACCGGTTGCCTGGAAAGCGGCTATGCGCTGGCGGTGAAAGCGGTATTGGAAACATTGCTTCCCACGATTGCTCCCTCGCCCGCAAGCGGGAGAGGGTTGGGGAGAGGGTTTGTTGGCAAGCGCAAGAAACAGGTCAACGTGCTGGCTGGGTCGTTCCTCACGCCGGGCGACATCGAACACATCAAGGAGCTGATCGAGGCATTCGGCCTGCGTCCGCTGGTGTTGCCCGACATCGCAGATTCTCTGGACGGTCATCTCACCGAGATTGAGACCAGTCCGGTGACCGTCGGCGGCACGCCGGTATCGGACATCTCCAGCATGGGCGAATCGATCGCCACGCTGGTGCTGGGTAATTCGCTGTACGACGCGGCAGACTTCCTCAAGGCGCAGACGGCTGTGCCGGATCACCGCTTCGACAGCCTGATGGGCTTGGAAGCGGTGGATGGCTTTGTCGCAGCACTGGCCGAGATCAGCGGCAAGCCGGTGCCGGAGAAGATCGAACGCCAGCGCGCGCAACTGCAGGACGCGATGGTGGATTGCCACTTCATGCTGGGTTTTGCACGCGTCGCCATCGCGGCCGATCCCGACCTGCTCTTCGGTTTTGCGCGCCTGGTGACGGAGATGGGGTGCGAGGTGGTGGCTGCCGTCGCACCGGCGCGGGCAAACATCCTCGGCGAGGTGGCTGCCGAGAAGGTCGCCATCGGTGACCTGGAAGACATGGAGAACGCGGCAAAGAGCAACGCCGCGCAACTGGTCATCGGCAATTCGCATGCGGTGGAAAGCGCGCGCCGTCTCGGTGTGCCGCTGTTGCGTGCAGGCTTCCCGCAATACGACCTGATCGGCGGCTACCAGCGCCTGTGGGTCGGCTATCGCGGCACGCGCCAGGCCTTGTTCGATCTGTCCAATATGGTGGTTGAACACGGGCATCACGAGCCGGAACCTTATGTATCGATCTATACCCAGCGGACAGGAGATGCTGCGCATTTCCCCCACCCTAACCCTCCCCCGGTGGGAGAGGGGACAAACGTGAAAAGCAATTTTGGAGAGGTGTGTCGTGCGACACCTGCGACTGGTCAAACCCATTGAGGAGGCGGAGATGACGGTAAAGATCGCCTTTGCGACCAGCGACCGCCGCGCGGTCAACCAGCATTTCGGCGCAGCCGAGGCATTTGCAGTCTACGAGTTGAGCGAGAGCGAGACGCGCCTGATCGAGGTGGCCGAGTTCATCGAGACCGCGATGGACGGACATGAGGGCAAGCTTGCCGCCAAGGTCGATCTGTTGGGTGATTGTGCGGCGGTGTATTGCAACGCGGTGGGGGCCTCGGCGATCCAGCAACTGCTGGCCAAAGGCATCCAGCCGATGCGTGTGGATGAGGGCGCACTCATCGACGAGCTGTTGTGTGGCTTGCAAAAAAATCTGGCCAGCGATCCGCCGGTGTGGCTGGCGAAACACCTGAAGAAGCAATCCAGCGCCGGACGCTTCGCCGAAGACGAGGAGTGGCAGGAATGATCGTGACGACGGCACGCGTGGTTGCGGCGGACAACGGCAGGACGATGGTCGAGCCGAGCAACGAGTCCGGCTGCGGCGGCTGCAAGTCGCGCAGTGTGTGCGGCGTTTCCGGTCTGGGGAAATATTTTTCCGGCAACCGCAAGGCCATCGAAGTGCAGTGCGATGCGAGCGTAACCGCAGGCGACGAGTTGCAGTTGAGCATGAGCGAAGGAGACATGCTCAAGGCCGGGTTGCTGGCCTACCTGTTGCCCAGCGTGATGGCACTGGCCGGTGCAGGCATCGCGTCTGCTTACGGGTGGGGCGATGCCGGTGCGGTGCTGGGCGCGGCCGGCGGTGTCGCTGCAGGATTGCTGATGGGGCGCCTCACCGGTTGGGTGCCGCACATACTGGCACAACGAAAGAACGAGTATTCATCAAAAGGAGAAACACCATGAATCAAGTTGCAGAACAAGACCCGTTGCTGGAAACCGACTTCATCAAGGAGATGGTCAAGCAGATGCGCGCCATCGACAGCTACGGCACCTACGACGGCTGGCCGGCCGATCGCATCCTGGCGCCGTATGTGGTGACCAAGGAGCAGCGCCGTGCGATCCCGGTGATCGGCGATCCGGACGAGATCATGCTTTCGCGCATCAAGGCTTTCTATAACGCGATCTCCTCGCTGATCGAAAAGGAATGCGGCCTGATGGCGGTGCCCAGCGTCAACATCACGCACGAAGGCTTCGGCCGTGCCTTGATCACCGTGGGCAAGCTGGTGGTGATGGATCGCACCCTGCGCGACGTGCACCGCTACGGCTATGAGAGCCTGTCGAAGATGAAGGACGAGGGCGACAAGCTGCTGTCGGTGGCGCTGGAGATCATCGGCAAGTATCCGGAAGTGGCGGGACTTTGATGCAGGATTGAGGGTTTAGGACTGAGGATTGAGTGTGAGACGTGGCTTCTGGTTTTGCACAATCCTCAATCCTGATAGCTAAGGGCTAATTATGACCGAAGATGAACTGAAAGCGCTCGACAAGGAAGTGAAGAAGCTCAAACGCATCTCCAGCGAATGGGCTTCGCAGTTGCACGACCTGGTTGAGGATAAGCTGCCGGCCGGATACAAGGATATCCCCGGCATCGCGCAATCCACTTTCGATGCGTGCCAGGCGTGGGCCGAGGCGAACGCAAGATTGGCGGCAGCACAAAAAGAGATACAAGGATAAGCAGAGGAAGAACCATGTCCAATATAGCCGGAATAACCCGAGGCGGCACGCCTTACGAACCCACCTTTGTCACCGCGCTGAATGCGGCCAACTGCATCGGCTGCGGCCGCTGCTACAAGGTATGCCCGCGCAAAGTGTTCGAACTGGTCGAGCGCAGTGAGGACGACGAGAACTACGACGAGGATGAAGACAACAGCATGGTGATGACGCTCGCCAACATGCTGGACTGCATCGGCTGCGGTTCGTGCGGACGCGTTTGTCCCAAACAATGCCACACGCATCAACCGATGGCGGCGGGAGCATAACGATGCCGAAACCTCCAAGACACGTGTTTGTCTGTTCCCAGAATCGCCCCGCCGGACATCCGCGCGGCTCCTGCGGGCAGAAGGGCTGCGCCGAAGTGGTGGATGAGTTCATGAAACAGTGGCAACAGCGCCAGTTGTTTGCACAAGTGATGGTGACGCTCAGCGGCTGCATCGGTCCGTGCAACATGGGGCCAAACGTGCTGGTCTATCCCGAAGGCGTGATGTACAACAATGTGAGTAAGGCCGATGTGGCCGAGATATTTGACGAGCACCTGCTGGGCGGAAGACTTGTCGAACGTTTGAAAGCACCATCCGACATATGGTGATTCCGACTCCATTTCATCGGTGATGCTGCGTTGGCTTCTTTGCTCTCTCCTCGTCGTACTGATTGTACTGCCATCGTCGGTCGCTCGTCGCCGCCTTGCCTGACCTTCGAACTGGAGCCGGAATGGATGATGTGATGACACGCCAGTTGCCCGCAGAACTTCAGGCGCTGGCCGAGCGCATCGTGTCGGCGTTGCAAAAAGAGGCGATCAATCACGCTGCGACCGGTGCGATGCCGAAGATCGAACTGGCCGAGCTGCAGT
Encoded here:
- the nifN gene encoding nitrogenase iron-molybdenum cofactor biosynthesis protein NifN yields the protein MAEILKRNKALAVNPLKASQPVGASLAFLGINRAMPMMHGSQGCTAFGKVYFVRHFREPIPLQTTAMDQVSTVMNADENVIEGLRAVCEKSKPALIGLPTTGLSETQGTDIKRLVKDFYAAYPEYANIPVVPVNTPDFTGCLESGYALAVKAVLETLLPTIAPSPASGRGLGRGFVGKRKKQVNVLAGSFLTPGDIEHIKELIEAFGLRPLVLPDIADSLDGHLTEIETSPVTVGGTPVSDISSMGESIATLVLGNSLYDAADFLKAQTAVPDHRFDSLMGLEAVDGFVAALAEISGKPVPEKIERQRAQLQDAMVDCHFMLGFARVAIAADPDLLFGFARLVTEMGCEVVAAVAPARANILGEVAAEKVAIGDLEDMENAAKSNAAQLVIGNSHAVESARRLGVPLLRAGFPQYDLIGGYQRLWVGYRGTRQALFDLSNMVVEHGHHEPEPYVSIYTQRTGDAAHFPHPNPPPVGEGTNVKSNFGEVCRATPATGQTH
- a CDS encoding NifB/NifX family molybdenum-iron cluster-binding protein, with the translated sequence MTVKIAFATSDRRAVNQHFGAAEAFAVYELSESETRLIEVAEFIETAMDGHEGKLAAKVDLLGDCAAVYCNAVGASAIQQLLAKGIQPMRVDEGALIDELLCGLQKNLASDPPVWLAKHLKKQSSAGRFAEDEEWQE
- a CDS encoding SoxR reducing system RseC family protein, which produces MIVTTARVVAADNGRTMVEPSNESGCGGCKSRSVCGVSGLGKYFSGNRKAIEVQCDASVTAGDELQLSMSEGDMLKAGLLAYLLPSVMALAGAGIASAYGWGDAGAVLGAAGGVAAGLLMGRLTGWVPHILAQRKNEYSSKGETP
- a CDS encoding NifX-associated nitrogen fixation protein, which translates into the protein MNQVAEQDPLLETDFIKEMVKQMRAIDSYGTYDGWPADRILAPYVVTKEQRRAIPVIGDPDEIMLSRIKAFYNAISSLIEKECGLMAVPSVNITHEGFGRALITVGKLVVMDRTLRDVHRYGYESLSKMKDEGDKLLSVALEIIGKYPEVAGL
- a CDS encoding CCE_0567 family metalloprotein, producing the protein MTEDELKALDKEVKKLKRISSEWASQLHDLVEDKLPAGYKDIPGIAQSTFDACQAWAEANARLAAAQKEIQG
- the fdxB gene encoding ferredoxin III, nif-specific, which codes for MSNIAGITRGGTPYEPTFVTALNAANCIGCGRCYKVCPRKVFELVERSEDDENYDEDEDNSMVMTLANMLDCIGCGSCGRVCPKQCHTHQPMAAGA
- a CDS encoding (2Fe-2S) ferredoxin domain-containing protein, with translation MPKPPRHVFVCSQNRPAGHPRGSCGQKGCAEVVDEFMKQWQQRQLFAQVMVTLSGCIGPCNMGPNVLVYPEGVMYNNVSKADVAEIFDEHLLGGRLVERLKAPSDIW